A region of Saccharococcus thermophilus DNA encodes the following proteins:
- a CDS encoding carbamoyl phosphate synthase small subunit: MKAYLHLANGKTFTGQLESPLPNGEVSGEIVFFTGMTGYQEVLTDPSYKNQIIVFTYPLIGNYGINAGDFESKRPHVQAVVVYEASSQGYHYEAKYSLKEYLQQWNIPLFTHVDTRALVKEIRNEGTMMAKLTVSPSCTLMPAENLFPVRDVSTPNIETYGDGQPHLVLIDFGYKKSILQSLVTRGCKVTVVPYHTSPQAVESLKPDGIVLSNGPGDPKQLSHHLANIRQLIDRYPTLAICLGHQLVALSYGADTEKLRFGHRGANQPVFDAVKQKVFMTSQNHSYVVNKDSLANTPFHIRFTNVNDGSVEGMVHRHKPILSVQYHPEAHPGPGDTDHIFDEFLQTVVKGEKVYA, encoded by the coding sequence ATGAAAGCGTATTTGCATTTAGCAAACGGAAAGACGTTTACCGGACAATTGGAATCTCCGCTGCCCAATGGGGAAGTAAGCGGGGAGATCGTCTTTTTCACCGGCATGACCGGCTATCAAGAAGTATTGACCGATCCTTCTTATAAAAATCAAATCATTGTGTTTACGTACCCGCTCATCGGAAATTACGGAATTAATGCCGGCGATTTTGAAAGCAAGCGGCCGCATGTGCAGGCGGTTGTGGTCTATGAAGCGAGCAGCCAAGGATATCATTACGAAGCGAAGTATAGCTTAAAAGAATATTTGCAACAATGGAATATCCCGTTATTCACCCATGTCGATACGCGCGCATTAGTGAAAGAAATCCGCAATGAAGGAACGATGATGGCAAAGTTGACGGTATCACCGTCGTGCACGTTAATGCCTGCTGAAAATTTATTTCCGGTCCGCGATGTATCGACGCCAAACATCGAAACGTACGGAGACGGCCAGCCGCATCTCGTGTTAATCGATTTCGGCTACAAAAAATCGATTTTACAGTCTCTTGTCACACGCGGATGCAAAGTAACGGTCGTTCCTTACCATACTTCGCCGCAAGCAGTCGAATCGCTAAAGCCGGACGGCATCGTTTTATCCAACGGCCCGGGCGACCCGAAACAGCTTTCTCATCATTTAGCCAACATCCGGCAACTCATCGACCGTTATCCGACGCTGGCGATTTGTCTTGGCCACCAGCTAGTGGCGCTTTCCTACGGGGCGGACACGGAAAAGCTCCGCTTCGGGCATCGGGGGGCCAATCAGCCTGTCTTTGATGCGGTGAAACAAAAAGTGTTTATGACTTCGCAAAACCATAGTTATGTCGTCAACAAAGATAGTTTGGCGAACACCCCGTTTCATATTCGCTTTACCAATGTCAATGACGGTTCTGTCGAAGGCATGGTGCACCGCCATAAACCGATTTTATCGGTGCAATACCATCCGGAGGCGCACCCAGGCCCTGGCGATACGGATCATATTTTTGACGAGTTTCTACAAACGGTGGTAAAGGGAGAGAAAGTCTATGCCTAA
- a CDS encoding acetylornithine transaminase, whose amino-acid sequence MGALFPTYNRWNICVQSAEGTTITDINGKQYLDFVSGIAVCNLGHRHPAVQKAIEAQLNQFWHVSNLFTIPLQEEVAQLLTANSCGDYVFFCNSGAEANEAALKLARKHTGRHKVITFQQSFHGRTFATMAATGQEKVHKGFGPLLPEFVHLPFNDVEALEREMNEEVAAVLVEIVQGEGGVRPADPSFLQKAAELCQQYGTLFIVDEVQTGIGRTGKPFAYQYFDIEPDIITTAKGLGSGIPVGAMIGKAFLKDTFSAGVHGSTFGGNPIAMAAAKATLEIIFQPDFLQDVHEKGTYFLAQLQEALGELEFVKEVRGLGLLVGIECHGEIANLLPAIHENGLLVLSAGPNVIRLLPPLIVTKEQLDQAVQIVKQTIQKAGVAAAK is encoded by the coding sequence ATGGGAGCGCTATTTCCGACATATAACCGTTGGAACATTTGTGTACAATCGGCCGAAGGAACAACGATTACCGATATAAATGGGAAGCAATATTTAGATTTTGTTTCCGGAATTGCGGTTTGCAACCTCGGGCATCGCCATCCGGCCGTACAAAAAGCGATCGAAGCGCAGCTGAATCAATTTTGGCATGTATCGAATTTATTTACGATTCCACTGCAAGAAGAAGTGGCGCAGCTTCTTACGGCAAACAGCTGCGGCGACTATGTATTTTTCTGCAATAGCGGCGCGGAGGCGAACGAAGCAGCGCTGAAGCTGGCGCGCAAACACACGGGGCGCCATAAAGTCATCACCTTTCAGCAGTCGTTTCACGGACGGACGTTCGCCACGATGGCGGCTACCGGCCAGGAAAAAGTGCATAAAGGATTCGGCCCGCTTTTGCCGGAATTTGTTCATCTGCCGTTTAACGATGTGGAGGCACTCGAAAGAGAAATGAACGAAGAGGTCGCCGCGGTCCTAGTGGAAATCGTGCAAGGAGAAGGCGGAGTCAGACCGGCGGATCCATCGTTTCTCCAAAAAGCGGCTGAACTTTGCCAGCAATACGGCACCTTATTCATTGTCGATGAAGTGCAAACCGGCATCGGCCGCACCGGCAAACCGTTTGCCTATCAATATTTTGATATCGAACCGGATATTATTACGACCGCGAAAGGGTTAGGCAGCGGCATCCCGGTCGGCGCGATGATCGGCAAAGCGTTTTTGAAAGATACGTTCAGTGCCGGGGTGCACGGTTCGACGTTTGGCGGCAATCCGATTGCGATGGCAGCCGCGAAAGCAACGTTAGAAATCATTTTCCAGCCGGACTTTTTGCAAGATGTCCATGAAAAGGGAACATACTTTTTAGCGCAGCTTCAAGAAGCGCTCGGGGAATTGGAGTTCGTGAAAGAAGTGCGGGGGCTTGGTTTATTAGTTGGCATTGAATGCCATGGGGAGATTGCGAATTTGCTTCCAGCCATTCATGAAAACGGGCTGCTTGTCCTATCAGCAGGACCAAATGTCATCCGCTTGCTGCCACCGTTGATCGTGACAAAGGAACAATTGGATCAAGCGGTGCAGATCGTGAAACAAACAATACAAAAAGCGGGAGTCGCAGCGGCGAAATGA
- the argB gene encoding acetylglutamate kinase, whose protein sequence is MGKTVVIKCGGSVLSDLSSAFFASLQAMYAQGMNIVLVHGGGPEIGQMLKRLQVHSEFVNGLRKTTKEVLEVVEMVLAGKVNKQLVALLQQHGLPAVGVSGVDAGLLEAAPIDFMKLGYVGEVVDVNATFIHHLLQLRYIPVISPLGADKDGQKYNINADTAAGAVAKAIKATQLLFVTDVPGILRDGAVVERATVEAIEQMIKDGVITGGMIPKVKAALAALSESLHEVMIVSGKASFYKNGNWYGTTIQSEVGVY, encoded by the coding sequence ATGGGAAAGACGGTTGTCATTAAATGCGGCGGCAGCGTATTAAGTGATTTGTCTTCAGCGTTTTTTGCTAGTTTGCAAGCGATGTATGCACAAGGCATGAATATTGTTCTCGTTCATGGCGGCGGACCAGAGATCGGGCAGATGTTAAAGCGGCTCCAAGTTCATAGTGAATTTGTGAACGGCTTGCGCAAAACGACAAAGGAAGTATTGGAAGTTGTGGAAATGGTTTTGGCGGGAAAAGTGAATAAACAGCTTGTCGCACTCTTGCAGCAACATGGCTTGCCGGCCGTCGGTGTTTCCGGCGTCGATGCCGGGCTGCTCGAAGCGGCGCCAATCGATTTCATGAAGCTTGGCTACGTTGGCGAAGTGGTCGATGTTAACGCCACTTTTATTCATCACTTGTTGCAGTTGCGTTATATTCCGGTTATTTCGCCGCTTGGCGCGGATAAGGACGGACAAAAATACAATATTAACGCCGATACGGCGGCGGGAGCGGTGGCAAAGGCGATCAAAGCAACACAGCTTTTGTTCGTGACAGACGTTCCAGGAATATTGCGGGACGGTGCAGTCGTCGAGAGGGCGACGGTCGAGGCGATTGAACAGATGATCAAAGACGGCGTGATCACAGGCGGGATGATTCCGAAGGTAAAAGCAGCGCTAGCCGCGCTATCAGAATCGCTGCATGAAGTGATGATCGTCAGCGGGAAAGCATCTTTTTATAAAAATGGAAATTGGTACGGAACGACGATTCAAAGCGAAGTGGGGGTATATTAA
- the argJ gene encoding bifunctional ornithine acetyltransferase/N-acetylglutamate synthase: MEIAKQEAKVVFIGEGTVVTPKGFKAAGVHAGLRYTKKDLGVILCEVPASCAAVYTQNHFQAAPLKVTQQSISVEQKLQAVVVNSACANACTGQQGLKDAYEMRELCARQFGIAPHHVAVASTGVIGELLPMEKIREGIKKLQPGDSLGHAEAFQTAILTTDTVMKKACYQTAIDGKIVTIAGAAKGSGMIHPNMATMLAFITTDANISSPLLQEALRSVTDVSFNQITVDGDTSTNDMVIVMASRLAGNKELTLNHPEWKNFYEALKKTCEDLAKQIAKDGEGATKLIEVRVNGAKTDEDAKKIAKQIVGSNLVKTAVYGADANWGRIICAIGYAGAMVNPDNVDIAIGPILMLKGSEPQPFSEEEASAYLQNDMIVIEVDLHLGSGKGVAWGCDLTYDYVKINASYRT, encoded by the coding sequence ATGGAGATTGCAAAACAAGAAGCAAAGGTGGTTTTCATAGGCGAAGGCACGGTAGTAACACCAAAGGGATTTAAAGCGGCTGGGGTACATGCCGGCTTGCGTTATACGAAAAAAGATTTGGGCGTTATTTTATGCGAAGTGCCGGCATCTTGCGCCGCCGTTTATACGCAGAACCATTTTCAAGCGGCGCCGCTCAAAGTGACGCAGCAAAGCATCTCCGTAGAGCAAAAGCTGCAGGCGGTGGTTGTCAATAGCGCTTGCGCCAATGCGTGCACGGGTCAGCAAGGATTAAAAGATGCTTATGAAATGAGAGAACTATGCGCTCGGCAATTCGGCATTGCCCCGCATCATGTCGCTGTCGCTTCCACTGGCGTTATCGGGGAATTGTTGCCGATGGAAAAAATCCGCGAAGGAATTAAAAAGTTGCAGCCAGGAGATTCGCTTGGCCATGCCGAGGCGTTTCAAACCGCGATTTTAACAACGGATACGGTGATGAAAAAAGCGTGCTACCAAACGGCGATCGACGGGAAAATCGTAACGATCGCCGGAGCGGCAAAAGGATCGGGAATGATCCATCCGAACATGGCGACGATGCTGGCGTTTATCACCACCGATGCCAATATTTCTTCGCCGCTATTGCAAGAAGCGCTTCGTTCGGTTACGGATGTGTCATTCAATCAAATTACGGTAGATGGCGATACGTCCACGAACGATATGGTCATTGTGATGGCGAGCAGGCTTGCCGGAAATAAGGAATTAACGCTGAATCATCCAGAATGGAAAAATTTTTATGAAGCGCTGAAAAAAACATGCGAGGATTTAGCGAAGCAAATCGCCAAAGACGGCGAAGGGGCGACGAAGTTAATTGAAGTGCGTGTGAACGGGGCGAAAACGGATGAGGATGCGAAAAAAATCGCTAAACAAATCGTTGGCTCCAATTTAGTAAAAACGGCGGTTTACGGCGCTGACGCAAACTGGGGAAGAATTATTTGTGCGATCGGCTACGCAGGAGCAATGGTGAATCCGGACAATGTTGATATTGCGATTGGACCGATTTTGATGCTAAAAGGAAGCGAACCGCAGCCGTTTTCCGAGGAAGAAGCGAGCGCCTATTTGCAAAATGATATGATTGTTATTGAGGTGGATCTGCATCTAGGCAGCGGCAAAGGAGTTGCCTGGGGATGCGATTTAACGTATGACTACGTGAAAATTAATGCAAGCTATCGCACTTGA
- the argC gene encoding N-acetyl-gamma-glutamyl-phosphate reductase → MNIAIIGATGYGGAELLRFLRNHPHVRRCYLYSSSQEGIHLSESFAHVGEIDDAILKKIDVEQIADECEVVFFATPPGVSSTLAPAFIDQGAKVIDLSGDFRLKDGAVYEAWYKRQASSDHYLQQAVYGLTEWNKPNIRKARLLSNPGCYPTATLLGLAPIVKEQLIEEDSIIVDAKSGVSGAGRKASLNTHFSEVNENVKIYKVNSHQHIPEIEQMLQAWNERIQPITFSTHLIPMTRGIMATIYAKAKHPLSVDRLVDLYKTSYKDSMFVRIRKPGQFPSTKEVYGSNYCDIGVAYDERTGRITVVSVIDNLVKGAAGQAIQNLNVMMGWNEESGLTYMPIYP, encoded by the coding sequence ATGAATATCGCCATTATTGGTGCAACCGGATACGGTGGCGCGGAATTGCTAAGGTTTTTACGCAACCATCCTCATGTGCGCCGTTGTTATCTTTATTCATCTTCGCAAGAAGGAATTCATCTTTCGGAAAGCTTCGCGCACGTCGGTGAAATCGACGATGCGATTTTGAAAAAGATAGATGTCGAGCAAATTGCCGATGAATGCGAGGTCGTCTTTTTCGCCACTCCGCCGGGAGTTTCTAGTACACTCGCGCCCGCGTTCATCGACCAAGGAGCGAAAGTAATTGACTTATCGGGTGATTTTCGCTTAAAAGACGGGGCGGTATACGAAGCGTGGTACAAGCGGCAGGCGTCTTCCGATCATTATTTACAGCAGGCGGTATACGGGCTAACAGAGTGGAATAAGCCAAACATCCGAAAGGCACGGCTTCTTTCCAACCCGGGATGCTACCCAACGGCGACATTGCTTGGCTTGGCGCCGATCGTCAAAGAACAGCTCATCGAAGAAGATTCGATTATCGTCGATGCAAAATCGGGAGTATCGGGAGCGGGACGAAAGGCGTCATTGAACACCCATTTTTCCGAAGTGAACGAAAACGTCAAAATTTATAAAGTAAATTCGCATCAGCATATTCCAGAAATCGAGCAAATGTTGCAAGCGTGGAATGAACGCATTCAACCAATTACGTTCAGCACGCATTTAATTCCGATGACAAGGGGAATTATGGCGACGATTTACGCAAAAGCAAAGCACCCCCTGTCGGTAGATAGGTTGGTAGATTTATATAAAACGAGTTATAAAGATTCCATGTTTGTCCGCATTCGTAAGCCTGGGCAATTTCCATCGACGAAAGAAGTATATGGTTCCAACTATTGCGATATTGGCGTTGCTTATGATGAACGGACAGGAAGAATTACCGTCGTTTCCGTCATTGACAACCTTGTCAAAGGGGCGGCGGGGCAGGCGATTCAAAATTTGAACGTGATGATGGGCTGGAACGAAGAAAGCGGACTTACGTACATGCCGATTTATCCGTAA
- the moaD gene encoding molybdopterin converting factor subunit 1 encodes MITLLFFAHLQEAVGEERVFLPHFPKTVKELKEEVKQRYHISLKQVMVAVNEEYARDEQTLQPGDIVAFIPPVSGG; translated from the coding sequence ATGATTACACTGCTCTTTTTCGCCCACTTGCAGGAGGCGGTTGGCGAAGAACGCGTCTTCTTGCCTCATTTTCCGAAAACGGTAAAAGAATTAAAGGAAGAAGTAAAGCAACGTTACCATATTAGCCTAAAACAAGTGATGGTCGCGGTCAATGAGGAATATGCCCGCGATGAGCAAACGCTTCAGCCTGGCGATATTGTCGCCTTTATTCCACCGGTAAGCGGAGGATGA
- a CDS encoding molybdenum cofactor biosynthesis protein MoaE translates to MNERLFVITDKPISVEEVIQKVMRPEAGAVATFIGTVREWTKGKRTLFLQYEAYVSMAEKMLAQIGAEIREKWPEAKVAIIHRIGRLDIGEAAVVIAISSPHRNDAYEANRYAIERIKQIVPIWKKEHWEDGTEWVGNQLETKSYPAGKPEEEDLR, encoded by the coding sequence ATGAATGAACGGCTTTTTGTCATTACGGACAAGCCGATTTCCGTGGAAGAAGTGATCCAAAAAGTGATGCGTCCAGAAGCCGGCGCGGTGGCCACATTCATTGGCACGGTGCGCGAATGGACGAAGGGAAAGCGGACGTTATTTTTGCAATATGAGGCATATGTGTCGATGGCAGAAAAAATGCTCGCACAAATCGGTGCGGAAATTCGTGAAAAGTGGCCGGAAGCAAAAGTCGCGATTATCCATCGAATCGGCAGGCTGGATATCGGAGAGGCCGCAGTCGTCATCGCCATATCATCGCCGCACCGCAATGACGCATATGAGGCGAATCGGTATGCGATTGAGCGCATTAAACAAATTGTTCCGATTTGGAAAAAGGAACACTGGGAAGATGGAACGGAGTGGGTCGGCAATCAATTAGAGACAAAATCGTATCCGGCAGGAAAGCCGGAAGAGGAGGATTTGCGATGA
- the glp gene encoding gephyrin-like molybdotransferase Glp has product MLEKRTPIPVTEAIKRVMKYAREGEAETVRLEEAYGRYLAEELRADHDVPPFDRSPYDGFAIRAADSAQAKLDNPVEFEVIETIGAGQMATKAVKPFQAVRIMTGAPIPDGCDAVVMLELAKQYERDGKTYMSIKRPFRPGDNISFQGEDAKKGDALVPKGTRINPGVQALLATFGYAEVKVARKPRIGIFATGSELLDVSDPPVPGKIRNSNAYMIQAQVVRNGAEPVYFGKLMDDLDACFAAIQSALDQVDMLITTGGVSVGDYDYLPIIYERLGAEVLFNKVAMRPGSVTTVAHLDGKLLFGLSGNPSACYVGYELFVRPVVRTRLFSAKPYLKKATATLMADFPKPNPFTRFVRSYVAVEDGRLTVVPVGMDKSNIVTSLAKANALMVLPRGTRGFAKGNTVEVWLLEDEEGSDI; this is encoded by the coding sequence ATGTTGGAAAAGCGAACTCCGATTCCGGTAACGGAAGCGATCAAAAGGGTCATGAAATATGCGCGGGAAGGGGAAGCGGAAACGGTTCGGCTTGAGGAAGCATACGGTCGGTATTTGGCCGAAGAATTGCGCGCCGATCATGACGTTCCACCGTTTGACCGCTCTCCATATGACGGTTTTGCCATCCGCGCTGCGGACTCCGCGCAGGCGAAGCTGGACAATCCGGTGGAATTTGAAGTGATTGAGACAATTGGAGCGGGACAGATGGCGACAAAAGCGGTGAAACCGTTTCAGGCGGTGCGCATCATGACAGGGGCGCCAATTCCCGATGGATGCGACGCGGTTGTCATGTTGGAGCTAGCCAAACAATATGAGCGGGATGGCAAAACGTATATGTCGATCAAACGTCCGTTTCGTCCGGGAGATAATATTTCATTTCAAGGGGAGGATGCGAAAAAGGGCGATGCGCTTGTTCCAAAAGGCACGCGGATCAACCCCGGCGTGCAGGCGCTATTAGCGACATTTGGATATGCCGAGGTAAAAGTGGCACGTAAGCCGCGCATCGGCATTTTTGCGACAGGAAGCGAGCTTTTGGATGTATCCGATCCGCCTGTGCCAGGAAAAATCCGCAACAGCAACGCGTATATGATTCAGGCGCAAGTGGTCCGCAACGGCGCGGAGCCAGTTTATTTCGGCAAATTAATGGACGATCTGGATGCTTGTTTTGCCGCGATCCAATCCGCGCTCGATCAAGTGGATATGTTGATTACAACAGGAGGAGTTTCTGTCGGGGATTATGATTATTTGCCGATCATTTATGAACGTCTCGGCGCTGAAGTGCTGTTCAATAAAGTGGCGATGCGCCCGGGCAGCGTAACGACGGTTGCGCATCTTGACGGCAAGCTATTATTCGGGCTGTCGGGCAATCCGTCCGCCTGCTATGTCGGCTATGAACTGTTTGTACGCCCGGTCGTACGGACGCGGCTATTTTCCGCGAAACCGTATTTGAAAAAAGCAACGGCTACGTTAATGGCAGACTTTCCAAAGCCAAATCCGTTTACCCGCTTTGTCAGAAGTTACGTAGCGGTCGAAGACGGACGGTTAACGGTGGTGCCGGTTGGCATGGATAAATCGAATATTGTCACATCATTGGCGAAAGCGAACGCGCTGATGGTGCTTCCAAGGGGGACGCGCGGGTTTGCCAAAGGAAATACCGTCGAGGTGTGGTTGCTAGAAGACGAAGAAGGGAGCGACATATGA
- the ric gene encoding iron-sulfur cluster repair di-iron protein — MEKWFTEQSLIGDIVAQFPKASDLFKSYRIDFCCGGQRPLQEAIKERGLDGEAILEELNALYAQSHEKVDRNWKEASYRELIDHIIGKHHRYLAEELPQLSPYVTKVLRVHGMHHPHLAQVHKLFNELKTELEQHTVKEETYAFPLILQFEETPTPENRETMKQVIRELVNEHDVAGDIIKTIREITNDFTPPEDACRTYRLVYNRLEALEEDLFKHIHLENNVLFPRVLAEAEPSAETSQ, encoded by the coding sequence ATGGAAAAATGGTTTACAGAACAATCGCTCATCGGGGACATCGTAGCACAATTTCCAAAAGCAAGCGATCTTTTCAAATCATATAGAATTGATTTTTGCTGCGGCGGGCAGCGCCCATTGCAGGAAGCAATAAAAGAGCGCGGTTTGGACGGAGAAGCGATTTTAGAAGAGCTGAACGCGCTTTATGCCCAATCGCACGAAAAAGTCGATAGAAATTGGAAGGAAGCTTCTTATCGCGAGCTGATCGATCATATTATCGGAAAACATCATCGTTACTTGGCGGAAGAACTGCCGCAGCTCAGCCCTTACGTCACAAAAGTGCTGCGCGTCCACGGAATGCACCATCCGCATCTTGCGCAAGTTCATAAGCTGTTTAACGAGCTGAAAACCGAACTGGAACAGCATACGGTGAAAGAAGAAACTTACGCTTTTCCGCTTATTTTGCAATTTGAAGAAACTCCGACTCCAGAAAACAGAGAAACGATGAAACAAGTGATTCGCGAACTTGTCAATGAACATGACGTTGCTGGCGACATCATCAAAACGATTCGTGAGATTACGAATGACTTTACCCCGCCGGAAGATGCATGCCGGACGTACCGTCTTGTCTACAACCGATTAGAAGCGCTTGAAGAAGATTTATTTAAACATATCCATTTGGAAAATAACGTGTTATTCCCGCGCGTCCTCGCGGAAGCAGAGCCATCGGCCGAAACGTCTCAATAA
- the moaA gene encoding GTP 3',8-cyclase MoaA, with protein sequence MEEKKPSTVVDRWNRPLRDLRISVTDQCNFRCVYCMPAEIFGPNFRFLREDELLTIEEMVLLAESFAELGVEKIRITGGEPLLRRDLDLFVERLTHIPGIHDIALTTNGIHLVKWAKRLKEAGLKRVNVSLDALDDEVFKKMNGVGVGVKPVLKGIEAAREAGLGVKVNMVVKKGMNDSQIIPMANYFKEQGITLRFIEYMDVGTTNGWDFSHVVTKKEMYELLQQMHPLEPVEKAYFGEVANRYRYVGTNVEVGFISSVTESFCSSCTRARISADGTLYTCLFATSGVSLKEKLRSGADKEEIKKVISSTWNMRTDRYSDERTEQTAKTRKKIEMSYIGG encoded by the coding sequence ATGGAGGAAAAAAAACCGTCGACCGTTGTCGACCGCTGGAACCGTCCGCTTCGCGATTTGCGCATTTCGGTAACGGACCAGTGCAATTTCCGCTGCGTATATTGCATGCCGGCGGAAATATTCGGACCCAATTTTCGCTTTTTGCGTGAAGACGAATTATTAACGATCGAGGAAATGGTGCTGCTTGCCGAAAGTTTTGCGGAACTTGGGGTGGAAAAAATTCGTATCACAGGGGGAGAACCGCTGTTAAGACGCGATTTGGACTTATTCGTAGAACGGTTGACGCACATTCCCGGCATTCACGATATCGCTCTTACGACGAATGGGATTCATTTAGTGAAATGGGCGAAACGTTTGAAAGAAGCGGGACTAAAGCGCGTCAATGTCAGCTTGGATGCGTTAGATGACGAAGTATTTAAAAAGATGAACGGTGTTGGGGTCGGGGTCAAGCCGGTGCTAAAAGGGATCGAAGCAGCGCGGGAAGCCGGGCTTGGCGTTAAAGTGAACATGGTCGTCAAAAAAGGAATGAACGACTCGCAAATCATTCCGATGGCAAACTATTTTAAAGAACAAGGCATTACCCTCCGCTTTATTGAATATATGGACGTCGGCACGACAAACGGTTGGGATTTTTCCCATGTCGTTACGAAAAAAGAAATGTATGAACTCCTGCAGCAAATGCATCCGCTTGAGCCGGTGGAAAAAGCCTACTTCGGCGAGGTGGCAAACCGCTACCGCTATGTTGGCACGAACGTGGAAGTCGGTTTTATCTCCTCGGTGACGGAATCGTTTTGCAGCAGCTGCACCCGGGCGCGCATTTCCGCCGATGGTACGCTGTATACGTGCTTGTTTGCGACAAGCGGTGTTTCGTTAAAAGAAAAACTGCGTTCTGGGGCAGATAAAGAGGAAATCAAGAAAGTGATTTCATCCACATGGAACATGCGGACAGACCGTTACTCGGATGAACGGACGGAGCAAACGGCAAAAACGCGGAAGAAAATTGAAATGTCTTATATTGGCGGATAA
- a CDS encoding IS256 family transposase, whose translation MSKSIPNVDWANQLESVIRQFVKEKLELIMREEIKNFLEIEQAGTSNMRNGYYQRNLDTQYGRIEGLLVPRDRNGEFQTQLFAPYQRHTGWLEEAIIRMYQSGMSTREIGKFIERILGSTYSPATISRITDVVKEDIEKWHTRPLHKRYSVLYLDGLYVKLRRETVEKEVIYVVLGVNEEGYREILDFFVGGQESAYVWQEILQHLYQRGAKEVLLGIFDGLPGLEEAFKAVYPKADVQRCVVHKVRNTLHRVRKKDQFEVAEDLRLIYRAPNKEMALQMFQQFESKWSSKYPREVQSWANELDVLLTFMDYPSSIRSVIYTTNAIERTIKEIRKRLKPMNSLNSLEAAEKIVYLTIQDFNEKWAGRKLRGFAEAQEALERMFEERYH comes from the coding sequence ATGTCTAAAAGTATACCGAATGTCGACTGGGCAAATCAACTGGAAAGTGTCATTCGTCAGTTTGTAAAGGAAAAATTAGAACTGATCATGCGGGAAGAAATCAAGAATTTCCTCGAAATAGAACAGGCCGGAACATCAAATATGAGAAACGGCTACTATCAACGAAATCTAGATACGCAATATGGCCGGATTGAAGGTCTTTTGGTCCCTAGAGACCGAAACGGAGAATTTCAAACACAGTTGTTTGCCCCTTACCAACGGCACACCGGCTGGCTGGAGGAAGCAATCATTAGGATGTACCAAAGTGGCATGAGTACACGGGAAATTGGCAAGTTTATCGAACGAATTCTAGGAAGCACCTATTCTCCTGCGACGATCAGCCGTATTACCGATGTCGTGAAGGAAGACATCGAGAAATGGCACACTCGTCCACTGCACAAGCGTTATTCCGTCTTATATTTGGATGGTTTATACGTAAAACTTCGTCGCGAAACCGTGGAGAAAGAAGTCATTTATGTGGTGTTAGGGGTGAACGAAGAAGGATATCGCGAAATTCTTGATTTCTTTGTGGGAGGACAAGAAAGCGCCTATGTATGGCAGGAAATTCTTCAACACCTCTACCAAAGAGGCGCCAAGGAAGTGCTTCTGGGCATATTCGATGGACTACCAGGGTTGGAGGAAGCCTTTAAGGCGGTTTATCCGAAAGCCGATGTGCAGCGTTGTGTCGTTCACAAAGTCCGTAACACGCTCCATCGTGTTCGGAAAAAAGACCAATTTGAAGTGGCCGAGGATCTCAGGCTGATTTATCGCGCGCCGAATAAGGAGATGGCGTTACAGATGTTTCAACAGTTTGAGTCGAAATGGTCAAGCAAGTATCCGAGAGAAGTTCAATCTTGGGCCAATGAGTTGGATGTCCTCCTTACATTTATGGATTATCCAAGCAGTATTCGAAGTGTGATTTACACGACGAATGCCATTGAACGAACGATCAAGGAGATTCGGAAACGTCTAAAGCCGATGAACAGTTTGAATAGTTTAGAAGCCGCTGAAAAAATCGTATATTTGACCATTCAAGATTTTAATGAGAAATGGGCAGGGCGAAAGTTGCGAGGATTTGCCGAAGCACAGGAAGCCCTCGAGCGAATGTTTGAAGAACGTTATCATTAA